A stretch of DNA from Gemmatimonadales bacterium:
CACCTTTCCTTCTATGTGGCTGCCCTTGAACGGCCCGGCCCAGAGGTCCACGTGCTCCTGCACGATCGCCTCCCGGCCTCGGCTGATGATCCCGATCGGATCGACCAACTCCGCCTCGGGCCAGTAGTTCTTGCCGTACGCGGCGCCGTCGGCCCGGTTCCAGGAGTCCACGAACCGGTCGACCATGGCCTGAGCCGCGGCCCCGGCCTCCGCCGGCACGGCCGGGGCGACCTGTGCCGCCAGCGACGGTGCGCCGCCGGCGGCCAACAGGATCGTGATGAACGAGATCATGATTCGCCGCATCGCAAACGCCTCCAGGAGGTGGGCCGGTCAGCCGGCGGGCTGCGCCGACGCAGCGTACAGAAACCGCGCGTACCCTAGCTCCGCCGCATTCTTGGTGAGCTCGACGTTGACCCATGCGACGACGTCGCCGAACGGGCGGTCCTGAAAGGGCCAGCGCGTTCGCCGCGTGGATTGCAGATCCTCAGCCGTGATCCGGTCGAGCACCACGCGCCACCGCTCCTTGAGGCCGCCGAGCTTCCCGCGCACGCCTTCGCCCGTGCCGGGCCACGGCACGTCTTCGCGCGCGAGCGTCCCTTCGCCAAACGAGTGGTCGAGCACCATCGACCACCAGAACCCCATGTGCCACGTGACCCACGCAATACTCGGCGGACCGATGTCGTATCCCTCACGCTCGGGCCAATCCGCGCGCCAGCTTCCGTCGGACGTCTGACGGACATGCAAGCCGCGTGCGGCGGGGCGCCAGAGGCACTCTTGAGTGGTGAGTCCGTCGAGGTGAAACGAGGCGAGCTTCCACGCCGTGTCGAATTGACGGCGCAGGTAGTCCGCGGCGTTAGCGGCCATCGGCCGGTAGACCGAGCCCGCCGAGCAGCGCGGTCTCGACGCGGGAGCTTAAGCCGGCGATGAGCGGCCGCCCCTTGGCGATGGCCGCATGCACCGCGGCCATCTTTCCAATCAGTCCGTACATCCGGATGGCCGCCTTTCTATTGCCGCCCTTCCCGCCCTTTGCCGCCCTACCGCCTCTACCCCCGTTGCTGCCCTGGCTCCTGATAGAGCCCGACCACGTTGCCCGCCGGATCGGCGATCGTGGCGAATGCCTCCCCGGCCGCGTGAAGCGCCGTCAGCGGCGTCATCACGCGACCCCCTCCCTTCGTGACTGCCGCCAGCGTGCGCTCGATGCTGTCGACCATGATGTACGCAAGCATACCGGGCTCGCGTTGCGGCGGCCGCCCGAGCACCCACGCGCCGCTCACCGCGCCGGTCGTGTCGTCGAAGGCGTGCTGCCCGTCGCCGCGAACCCGAGTCGTCCAGCGGAACACGTCGGTGTAGAAGCGCGCGGAGCGCTCCACGTCGTCGGTCGGAATTTCGAGGTAACAGATCTTTCCGTTCGGCATAAGCAGGCCCTCATCGGTATTTTGCGTGCGCACGCCGGTGAAGCATACTACCCTGCCCTTCGATTCCGAGGTCCCGATGCTTTGCGCGCACGTCGGAGCGCCCCGACTGGAACGGATACTGGGGCGCGCCCGCCGAGGCCTCCCCCGCGCTGGGCAGGGCGCTCTTCGACGATGTCGTGGCGCATACGGCCGCGCTCGGCGAGCGCGCGCTTGCCGGTGAAGATCTCTCCGCGTTGCCGGTCCACGGCGAGCATCTTCCGCCGGCCTTCGCGCGACTCGAGGCGGGCGTCCAGGCGCGTTACGACAGCGAGGCCACCGAGATCAGTGCATGGCTGGAGCGGCGCCACGCCGGACGTTGATGGCCCACCGGCTCACCCCACCCGCCACGGCGGGTAGCGCCGGTTGCGGCCCGCCGAGTAGAGGCACAGCTCGTTGCCGGCGGGGTCGTGCAGCCTTGCCTCGCGCCAGAGCCAGTCGCGATCGGTCGGCGGGGAATCGAACGCGATGCCGGCGGCCATGAGTCGCGCAACGGTCTCGTCGAGCTGCGCGCATTCAAGGAAGACGATCGGGCGCGGGCCCGTGCCGCGCTCCGGTGCGTGCTCGAGCGAGAGCGTGCTGTCGCCGTCGGGGCACTCGAACCGGACGTAGCGGGGCAGCGCGTCCACGATAAGACGAAAGCCGAGGCGCTGGTAGAAGGCCGCGGCGGCCGCGACGTCCGCCGCCGGGAGCGTGACCTGGTTCAGGTTCATGGGAGTTCCACCGCCTGCCCCGGAATTGGCCAGCAAAGGCGATCGGCAAGCCCCGCTGCGGCGAACGCGCGCACGACCGCCGCGCGAGACTCCGAGAAATGCTCCCAGCCCTCGAAGTGGAGCGGCACGATCCGGGCGTCCGGCAAGGCGCGCGCCGCGCGGACGGCTTCCTCCGCAGTGAACGTGAGGTGCGCAGGGCCCACCTCAGGCACCCGGGCCGCGCCCATGAAGAGCACGGCGACGCCCGGCGCGAATCGCCGGCCCACCTCGGCCACTCCGCCGAACCAGACGGTGTCGCCCGAAACGTACGCGGCGCGCGCCGAATCTTCCGCGAACGCAAGCACGAACCCGATCACCGGCCCCCGATCGGCACCGGCCGGTCCGTGCTGAGCCGGCGTGGCCGTGATGCGGAGCGTGCGGCCGTCGCGCGTCGCCAGCTCGTAGCTCTGCCAGGGCGCCAGGCCCACGGCGTTGCCACCGAGCCGGGCGGCTCCATCCACCGTCGTCAGCACTCGAGCGGCGGTTTCGAGCAGGCGGCGACCGGCGCGGTCGAGATTGTCGAAGTGCTGATCGTGGCTCAACAGCACCACATCGACCGGCCCGACCGCCTCGGCCGAAAGCGCCGGCCCCTGCGTCTTTCGGAGCCGGTAGACGGGTGTGCGATACTCGCTCCCGGCGGGGTCGAAGGTTGGGTCGGTCAGCACCCGCAGGCCGCCGAGCTCGAGGAGCGCGGTCGGGCCGCCGATGTACGTGATGGTGAGAAGCAATGCCCTCACGCCTTCGCGAGCGCGCGATCCCTCCAGTTCCACCACTTGAGCAATTCGGGCCGCGGCCGCGCAGTCCGCGCGTAGTACGCGGCGCACCTGAATGCGTACAGCACGCACGGGTCCTGGCGCGCGCCACGCAGTCGGTTGAGTCGCAGGTAGAGCCGTTCCGGATCACGCCGGCGCAAATCGGCGATGCGCCGGATGCCCAGCGCGCGAAGATCCCGCGCCAGGCTCGGGCCGATGCCGGGAATGTGCTGGAGCTCATCCTTGCTCCCGTGCTTGGCCGGCATGATCTCTCCTGTGTCGCAGTTCCGTATGCGCTATCCGCGCGCCGTCCGCGGCAGCGGCTGGAGCAGGCTCACCCGGTTGCCTTCCGGATCCACGAACGACACGTAGCGTCCGACGCCCGGAATGTCCATCGGCTCACCCAGCACCTTGCCGCCCGACGCGGCGAGTTTCTCCATCGAGCGTGCGATGTCGCCCACCGCAATGACCACCGACGGGCCCGTCGTCGGGCTGCCGGGGCTCTTGCCGTGGAAGCCGCCGTTGATCGCGCCGGGCTTGATCGGGCCGGCCTCGGTGCTCTCGGTGGTGGTGACGAGCACGTAGTTGCCCATCTCGGGGCCGAGCACTTGCGTCTGCCAGTCGAAGGCCGACTGGTAGAACTTCACCATCCGCTCGCGATTCTCGTACGGCATCTCGAAGTGCACCACGCTGTCCATGAGGGATTCCTTTCCGTCAGGTGTGTTCGGGCGCGGGTCGAAACCCATATGACGGGATCGGCCGCGGCGCGGTTTCGAGTCATCCCCGGGTCGGCGCGCGCCGCGGACGACCGGCAGCACCGCGAACATCCCCATCCGGTCGTGCCTCGGCGCGCCGGAAGCGGAACAACTGGACTTCGTGGGGGACGGTGCCGCCATTCATCAGGCGGAATCGGGTCGGGCCGGGCGTGGCCGACGCCGGCGCGCGGAAGGCGTAGTTGACGGCGGTGATGTCGATGATCTGAGGCGCCGGCGCGCTTTGGCATGCGCCGAGCGAGACTGTCGTGCCGAGTACGGCCAGGCGCGAGCGCGCCCTCACTGTGCTGCGCGTTTCATGTGCAGAGTCGGAAACGGCAGGCCGCCGGCGTCGGTCGGCCCCGACCCCAGCTGCCGCTCGTACTCCGCCTCGTCGAAATGCCCCTTCGACTCCATGATGAGCCCATCGGGGCCGAGCGTCCACTCCTCATGCCCGCTGAGCCGCACGGCCCTGCCGGTCCCACCCGGGCCGGTATTCGTCCCCGTCCAGATCCAATGGAAGATCGGGTGGCCGCGCTCCT
This window harbors:
- a CDS encoding DinB family protein is translated as MAANAADYLRRQFDTAWKLASFHLDGLTTQECLWRPAARGLHVRQTSDGSWRADWPEREGYDIGPPSIAWVTWHMGFWWSMVLDHSFGEGTLAREDVPWPGTGEGVRGKLGGLKERWRVVLDRITAEDLQSTRRTRWPFQDRPFGDVVAWVNVELTKNAAELGYARFLYAASAQPAG
- a CDS encoding VOC family protein; translation: MPNGKICYLEIPTDDVERSARFYTDVFRWTTRVRGDGQHAFDDTTGAVSGAWVLGRPPQREPGMLAYIMVDSIERTLAAVTKGGGRVMTPLTALHAAGEAFATIADPAGNVVGLYQEPGQQRG
- a CDS encoding VOC family protein, which encodes MNLNQVTLPAADVAAAAAFYQRLGFRLIVDALPRYVRFECPDGDSTLSLEHAPERGTGPRPIVFLECAQLDETVARLMAAGIAFDSPPTDRDWLWREARLHDPAGNELCLYSAGRNRRYPPWRVG
- a CDS encoding MBL fold metallo-hydrolase, with translation MRALLLTITYIGGPTALLELGGLRVLTDPTFDPAGSEYRTPVYRLRKTQGPALSAEAVGPVDVVLLSHDQHFDNLDRAGRRLLETAARVLTTVDGAARLGGNAVGLAPWQSYELATRDGRTLRITATPAQHGPAGADRGPVIGFVLAFAEDSARAAYVSGDTVWFGGVAEVGRRFAPGVAVLFMGAARVPEVGPAHLTFTAEEAVRAARALPDARIVPLHFEGWEHFSESRAAVVRAFAAAGLADRLCWPIPGQAVELP
- a CDS encoding helix-hairpin-helix domain-containing protein translates to MPAKHGSKDELQHIPGIGPSLARDLRALGIRRIADLRRRDPERLYLRLNRLRGARQDPCVLYAFRCAAYYARTARPRPELLKWWNWRDRALAKA
- a CDS encoding VOC family protein, translating into MDSVVHFEMPYENRERMVKFYQSAFDWQTQVLGPEMGNYVLVTTTESTEAGPIKPGAINGGFHGKSPGSPTTGPSVVIAVGDIARSMEKLAASGGKVLGEPMDIPGVGRYVSFVDPEGNRVSLLQPLPRTARG
- a CDS encoding nuclear transport factor 2 family protein — protein: MSRTELADFVTRYAAAWSSGDPAELASFYAESGSLTVNGGAPSIGRNAIAATARDFMTAFPDMVVTLDWLSEERGHPIFHWIWTGTNTGPGGTGRAVRLSGHEEWTLGPDGLIMESKGHFDEAEYERQLGSGPTDAGGLPFPTLHMKRAAQ